In the Brassica napus cultivar Da-Ae chromosome A7, Da-Ae, whole genome shotgun sequence genome, one interval contains:
- the LOC111199289 gene encoding aarF domain-containing protein kinase 1 gives MEFLRKFKFPARSKSPLFVFTIAGVAITAVTSSSAVSVFRDSTSIHNPNKIATAVEGVVRSSRAIYAITVTVADYKYSLRRVTADSDEYLQRLTEVHARSAKRILKLCESNKGFYVKAGQFVATLKLVPKEYSLALSSLQDQAVPCNFQDIKHVLTSNLGRNFSDIFLSFDEEPIAAASIAQVHHAVLKDHQEVAVKVQYPGLKQNMKLDTMIMSFLSKSVVKIFPEYRFDWLVHEFVKSISQELDFIQEAKNSERIATNFKHNKMITVPTVFWEFTTAQVLIMQFCKGFKVDDVEAIKRTNLSPGKVAKLLVEVFAEMIFVHGFIHGDPHPGNILVSPGGQNGFSLVLLDHGNCKTLDEGFRQDFCRLWEALILLDSTKIQELGTRFGVGQYAKFFPVIFTGRTSDSKSGLGKGMSIQERQKLKQEVKLLRLEDVTTFMGSLPPDFLTVLRTDGLIRSITLKLSAPQRVRLLAYAKYAVYGLGYNPTSEPDFVEKSIISRSVMLVSYIRLRLILELMELFQGVKKLKHTICTFYGRVVDGITRCVKVSSVTSIV, from the exons ATGGAGTTTCTCCGCAAGTTCAAATTTCCCGCGAGATCCAAATCGCCGCTGTTCGTCTTTACAATTGCCGGCGTAGCTATCACCGCCGTCACCAGCAGCTCCGCCGTTTCTGTTTTCCGGGACTCTACTTCCATTCACAACCCCAACAAAATCGCGACGGCGGTGGAAGGCGTCGTCCGTTCTTCTCGCGCTATCTACGCC ATCACTGTAACCGTCGCTGATTACAAGTATAGCTTGCGTAGAGTGACGGCTGATTCTGATGAGTATCTTCAGAGATTAACAGAG GTTCATGCACGGTCTGCAAAACGAATTCTTAAACTGTGTGAAAGTAATAAAGGTTTCTATGTGAAAGCTGGTCAGTTCGTGGCCACGTTGAAGCTGGTTCCCAAAGAGTATTCTTTGGCCCTTTCCTCGTTGCAGGACCAG GCAGTTCCTTGTAACTTCCAAGATATTAAACACGTTCTGACAAGCAATTTGGGTCGAAATTTCTCAGATAT ATTTTTATCCTTTGATGAGGAACCAATTGCGGCAGCATCTATTGCTCAAGTGCATCATGCTGTGTTAAAGGATCATCAGGAAGTAGCAGTAAAG GTGCAATACCCTGGATTGAAGCAGAACATGAAGTTGGATACAATGATTATGTCGTTCCTTTCAAAATCAGTTGTAAAG ATTTTTCCAGAATACAGATTTGACTGGCTGGTTCATGAATTCGTAAAGTCAATTTCCCAGGAACTTG ATTTTATACAGGAGGcaaaaaattcagagagaattGCCACAAACTTCAAACATAACAAAATGATTACTGTTCCGACAGTGTTTTGG GAATTCACAACCGCTCAAGTCCTGATAATGCAATTCTGCAAGGGTTTCAAG GTTGACGATGTGGAAGCCATCAAAAGAACTAATTTGAGTCCAGGAAAG GTTGCTAAACTGTTGGTTGAAGTGTTTGCTGAAATGATATTTGTTCACGGATTCATACATGGCGATCCGCATCCTGGAAATATACTAGTTTCTCCTGGAGGGCAGAATGGCTTCTCTCTAG TCCTGCTGGATCACGGAAACTGTAAGACATTGGATGAGGGATTTAGGCAAGACTTTTGTCGGTTGTGGGAGGCTTTGATTCTTCTAGACTCGACCAAAATACAGGAATTAGGAACACGGTTTGGGGTTGGACAATATGCCAAATTCTTCCCTGTCATCTTCACCGGCAGAACGAGTGATAG CAAATCAGGACTGGGAAAAGGAATGTCTATCCAAGAGAGACAAAAACTGAAGCAAGAGGTGAAGCTTCTGAGATTGGAAGACGTAACCACTTTCATGGGGTCTCTTCCACCTGACTTTCTCACCGTACTGCGAACAGA TGGACTCATAAGGTCAATCACATTGAAGTTGAGTGCTCCACAACGTGTGAGATTACTCGCGTATGCCAAATATGCTGTATATGGGCTTGGCTATAATCCGACTTCTGAACCAG ATTTTGTTGAGAAGTCGATTATCTCCAGATCGGTGATGTTAGTGAGCTACATCCGCTTACGCCTTATTCTGG AGTTGATGGAACTTTTTCAAGGAGTGAAGAAGCTGAAACATACCATCTGTACCTTTTATGGACGAGTCGTCGACGGCATCACAAGATGTGTAAAGGTATCGAGTGTTACATCCATTGTATGA